One window from the genome of Gimesia aquarii encodes:
- a CDS encoding RNA polymerase sigma factor — MHASSDIPADSDSTLVVAILGGEQSRFAELVERYQKMVYGVAWSQLGNRDLAEEAAQQTFVKAYCYLATLRDTNKFRPWLAQIARNISVSLGRKRSKELSNSDRWDLLPAEKEENSSNELPDLKHELRETFGDLKNDHRQILTLFYLEGRNIKELSATLALSESAVKTRLSRARKALRGELEKRMGNTLDDLTPAHSLVPLVMSGLPTAAPLGATTKLATLGKTSGYLTKLGAFAWLNLLSSIPFFFLMYHYSKRQAETYQDGKEHDFRRKIILQHPLNVFLLFIIINLVVALMILQGFSFHTLFQLLCLLCLFGVWQGLQLLKVNRSEYAQAQVIVPALQLLAFFLIGFFQFHFVTFLAAMTLANLVLYRASDSMPFRMDYNLFLRAATDGLSIIETKMDDQHEFSRSKLEQFAKFLGSHWLIRDYQLTNRHLELFLPHAKPRILQEWIPSQFYSSRVVIDQQGHCEAFMHAKDAKAIKELTKNESTPAMLTEKVQEALEFSLRQFDSGKLELAIDTLCQIHEDQVFKKKESKAIAFKMIGKIGIGAGILAVVMFIIAWYFGEGSFF, encoded by the coding sequence ATGCACGCTTCCTCAGACATACCAGCAGATTCTGATTCTACACTTGTCGTCGCAATTCTTGGTGGCGAACAGAGTCGTTTCGCGGAACTTGTAGAGCGGTACCAAAAAATGGTTTATGGTGTTGCCTGGAGTCAACTAGGCAATAGGGATTTGGCTGAGGAGGCCGCTCAGCAGACATTCGTCAAAGCCTACTGTTATCTGGCCACATTGCGCGATACGAATAAGTTTCGTCCCTGGCTAGCACAAATCGCGCGAAATATTAGCGTGTCGCTGGGCAGGAAACGATCCAAGGAACTCAGCAACAGCGATCGCTGGGACCTGCTCCCTGCTGAAAAAGAAGAAAACAGTTCTAACGAACTTCCCGATCTTAAACATGAACTACGCGAAACATTTGGTGATCTTAAAAACGATCATCGACAAATTTTAACACTGTTTTATCTTGAAGGCCGCAATATCAAGGAACTCTCGGCGACGCTTGCACTAAGCGAATCGGCAGTCAAGACCCGTTTGAGTCGTGCCCGGAAAGCATTGCGCGGGGAACTTGAAAAACGAATGGGCAATACACTCGATGATCTCACTCCTGCGCACAGCCTCGTGCCTCTGGTCATGAGTGGTCTTCCAACAGCAGCCCCACTGGGTGCCACTACAAAACTTGCCACACTTGGAAAGACCTCAGGGTATCTGACAAAACTCGGTGCATTTGCATGGTTGAATTTACTCTCTTCGATACCTTTCTTTTTCCTCATGTACCATTACTCCAAACGGCAGGCGGAAACTTATCAAGATGGCAAAGAGCACGACTTTCGACGAAAAATTATATTGCAACATCCTCTGAATGTCTTTCTGCTATTTATCATTATCAATCTTGTCGTTGCTCTCATGATTCTACAAGGTTTCAGTTTCCATACTTTATTTCAATTGCTCTGCTTATTGTGTCTGTTTGGAGTGTGGCAAGGACTTCAACTATTGAAAGTCAACCGCTCCGAATATGCTCAGGCACAAGTAATCGTTCCAGCGCTTCAGCTACTCGCTTTTTTTCTCATTGGCTTTTTCCAATTCCATTTCGTCACATTCCTTGCGGCGATGACTTTAGCCAATCTGGTGCTTTATCGAGCAAGTGACTCAATGCCTTTTCGAATGGATTATAATTTGTTTCTGAGGGCTGCCACGGATGGATTGTCGATCATTGAAACGAAAATGGATGATCAACATGAATTCAGCCGATCAAAGCTGGAACAATTCGCGAAATTCCTTGGGAGTCACTGGTTGATTCGCGACTACCAATTGACTAATCGGCATTTAGAGCTCTTTCTACCTCATGCCAAGCCACGCATACTTCAAGAGTGGATACCATCGCAATTCTATTCATCGCGAGTTGTTATCGACCAACAAGGACATTGCGAAGCATTTATGCATGCGAAGGATGCAAAAGCAATCAAAGAATTAACAAAGAACGAAAGTACTCCAGCGATGCTTACAGAAAAAGTACAAGAAGCTTTGGAGTTTTCATTACGTCAGTTTGACTCTGGAAAACTAGAATTGGCGATCGATACGTTGTGCCAGATTCACGAAGATCAAGTATTCAAGAAGAAAGAGTCAAAAGCAATCGCATTCAAAATGATTGGCAAAATCGGAATTGGTGCTGGAATCCTTGCAGTTGTGATGTTTATCATCGCCTGGTACTTCGGTGAAGGATCATTTTTTTAA
- a CDS encoding PadR family transcriptional regulator, with product MRVERELMRGAGPVAVLKLLEESAKYGYELVEALSEQTGGVLDMGQSTLYPLLYNLQSQGLIRPSWQESDSGRKRKYYSLTAKGKKRLASDTAQWMAVATAMQSLGVLPTAPPRLRGGEV from the coding sequence ATGCGTGTCGAACGAGAATTGATGAGAGGCGCCGGTCCGGTAGCTGTTCTGAAACTGCTCGAAGAGAGTGCGAAATACGGCTATGAACTCGTGGAAGCCCTGTCAGAACAGACGGGCGGCGTGCTTGATATGGGACAATCGACACTCTATCCGCTACTTTATAACCTGCAGTCTCAAGGGTTGATCCGCCCCAGTTGGCAGGAATCGGACAGTGGCCGCAAGCGGAAGTATTACTCACTCACAGCAAAAGGCAAGAAGCGTTTGGCAAGTGATACCGCCCAGTGGATGGCTGTGGCAACCGCGATGCAGAGCCTGGGAGTTCTACCGACTGCACCACCGAGGTTAAGAGGAGGTGAGGTATGA